TTATGGTGCTTATTTGATATTACTTTCCCTTTCAAGGGTAAGTGGATTTTCAAATTTACCTAAGGTTGATAGAAAATTGTTGATAAAACTTATTATTATACCTGCTGCTATCTTCGTTATATTTTTGGTTTTTTCGATGAACTCGATAGTAAGTTTGTTTGGAATTACTCAGATGGAACAGATTGGAGTTCAAAAGGATGATCCTGAGACTAAATGGAGATTTTTAGTTCAATTTTCAATGCCACCTGAGGAGATATTGAATTTCTTGATACCTGGTATTTTTGGATACTTTTCCAATGATCCTAATTTGCCTTATTGGGGTAGGGCTGCACAAGATTTTGATTACGAAAAAACTAGACAGGGGATGAGAAATTTTAGGTTAGGTATTGATAACTATCTGGCTGTTTTGTTTGTTCCGTTTTTAATAATGTCTTTCTTGTACTTTGGGACATGGGATCCAGAGAAAAAGAAGCATTTTATATTTTGGGGTATAGTAGCAGTAATAGCATTTCTTATCTCAATAGCAAGATATTTCCCTACACTATTTTGGCTTCTTATACAGATACCATTCATGGATAAATTTAGAGTTCCATCGAAGTGGATGGATATTTTTGTCATATCAATTGTTATAATGTCTTCTTTCTCTTTTGATTCCTTTTTACGAAATCTTAAGGGAGATATAAATAGGAATAAAATACTCTTAAATGCATTCTTGGTATATTCTGGTGTGCTTCTTTTTGTTTATCTGATACTTTTAGGGTTTAGAGCTGAAATTGCTTTCTATTTTGCTTCCTCTCAGCAGTACGATTATGGTGTAGCACAAAAAATAAGTGATAATATATCTAGTTCAGTTGGTAATGCGTTTATATTTGTACTTTTAGGAACTTTGATACTTTACTTATTGCAGATTCTTTCTTCTAGAAACGTAGAGATAAGTGATGTTGTTTCAAGCAAATCTTTGATAGCAGATGTGATTTTAGGTATTTTTGTTATAGTTGTGTTTATAAATATGGTGATTGTAACTAAGCCAATCTTCAAAGAAGTTGATCCATATAAACTCTATGCTAAAAATGATATTGTTAAATTCATGGAAGAAAAGACTAAAAATGAGCAGGCAAGATTTGTTATGTATTCTCCTTTAGCTAATCATTACTTTACTTTTCTTTTCCCTTACTATAATCTGGAGACAATACAGACAATAGCTCAGTCTAGGTTGCCTGAGGATTATGTAAAACTTTTACCATTTATATCGTCATTTAATTTTGATGTTATGGCAAAGTATGGAACTGTGTATTTTGTAACAGAGTTACCGCCTACCCATCAGGTATTTTTACAGTTACCGATAATAACCTATTACACAAATTTGTCAACACAGATGTACCTATCTGAAGATCAGCCTTCAATTACTCATTCTGTTTTTGTTTACAAAATAACTAATTACTTACCTAGGTTTTTCATAACTCCAAACTATATAAAGTATAATGGTCAAATAGAAATGGTTCTTATGTTACCAGTGGATGTTTTGAAAAACAGTGTTTTGCTTACAAACGATATAGCTAATTTTATCTCCTCCCAAAACTTATCATATGACATAAAGGTTGAAGAGTACACTAAAGACTATTCTAAGCTTAAAGTTACTACATCTGATAAGGCATTTTTAGTTTTCAATACTTATTATGATCCTAAATGGGAGTGTTACGTTGACGGTAAGAAAAAAGATATTATGAAGGCTAATTTCTTAGTTCAGGCAGTCTTGTTAGATACACCTGGAGAACATGTAGTAGAGTTTAAGTTTAATGCTTTTTCTGTATGGGTTATGCTTCAAATGGTTTTACTAGTTATTTCTATACTAGCTTTGGTGATTTTAGGAGTTTGGGACAAATTGCTCGTAAAGAAGGGAAAACTGTGAGATCAATAAAGCTTAGAATTTTCTTATCAGATTAATTTATATCTTAGTTGTTAAAATTGAGTATTTCTTATTCCTGAAAAGTTTATTTTTGAAATTGTTGTTTGTTTTCTTGGTATGCTAGGGTAATAGATAAAGTAAGTATGAAGTTTAATACTGTTAGGTATATTGTATAGTAATCAAACTTTATTGAAGGTATTACTAATTCAGCAAGTATTATGTATAGAGAGCTAAATGACATTATGAATATGATGATTAGTTTTGTTGTTATGCTTAGTTTGATGGTTTTGTTTAAGAGTTTTAGTATTATTGATGAAAATATCAGTGGGGCTACTGTTGTTGAGAATATTTTGTACGCTAGGAGTAAAGTTGGTATTATTCCTCTTCCCATTGAAGCTACAAGCGTTGCTAATGTTATAACTATGCTTGCTATGAGTCTTATAAACCAGATATTATTGAAAAATTTACTGTTACCAAAAATCGATGGTAAGATATTTTTTGATATCAGAGAACTTGATGTAATTAATATTACATCTGCTCCAGACAACGGTATTGATATTAGTGCTATGAATACTAGTGGTTTGATTTCGTTTGGAACGTTAAGGGCCAGATATGGGATTATGTTATCTGGATTTGGTGTGTTACTAAATATTCCTCTGGATAGTATTCCTACTAATACTATCATGATTGATATGATGAATATTATCACCGACGCTAAAATTAGCGAAGTTTTTGCTACATTGCTAGTTTTTGAGGAGAATATTCTGGAGTATATATCGGGGCCGAATAAGTAAGAAAGACCTACTGATAGAAATACACTAATCCAAAATGCAAAACTAAAGCTACCTTCAAATCCTATTTCTGTGTTTTTGATTATGTTTTGACTTTCATTTCCAACTCTTGATAGAGTAAAGTAGAGAAGAATACATATGCCGATAACCATAATTATAACTTGGAGAAAAGATACTCTTATTGCTCCGACTTGACCCCATATTATTGTATATAAAGCAAATATTGTTGAAAAAACTATAAGGGATATAATCTTATTACCAACTATAAATTCAATAATATTACCACCTGCAATGATTTGCCCGGCCAAAACGCTTATCCAGGCAAGCAGGAGTACAATAGAAGATAAAGTTTTGATTGGAGCTCCAAAGTTTTCATTTATTATGTCAATTATAGTATATCCTTTGAAGGAGTAAATGGTTTTAACTAAAAATGTTGCTAGTAAAATCAAAAATATTACACCAGATAGTGTCCACCATATAGCATTCCAACCTAGTTTATAAGCCCAACCGGCAAGCCCAAACACTGATGAGGCACCAAACACTAGAGCAACTAAAGACATTGTTATCTCAAATACTCCTCCATTCCTACCGTACACAAGATATTCTTCTTCCTTGGATGTAAAGAATTTCTTGTATAAAATTAGTATTATCCCTATAAGCAGTACAAGGTACAGAAATATATATATCATAGTTAACTATTTTAATTGAAAAGTTAACACAAAATCAAAATGGTTATTTTTTATAAATTCTGTAGCTGATGGTAGTTATCGAGTTAGGTGTAAGTTATTGAAGTGTTATTTTATTCTTGTTTTAACTGAAATGATGTTTTTGTATGATATTAGCGTGAGGTAATTGGTTTTATTGGGTAGTTGATTTGAGTTTGAAAACGATAGTGTGATTAGTTTATCTTTCTATCCGAAGAGGTGATTATGGACTATAAAGTTGAGATAGGTGTTATTGGGGGTAGTGGTTTATATTCTTTTTCATCTGCTAAAATTGTAGATGAAGTTGACATAGATACACCTTTTGGTAAGCCGTCTGATAAGATAACTATAGTAGATGTTGAAGGTAGAAAAGTTGCATTTTTACCAAGGCATGGTAGAGGACATATATATCCACCAACTAAGATACCTATGAAGGCGAATATTTGGGCTTTAAAGTATTTGGGGGTTAGGAGGCTTATTGGTGTAAGTGCTGTTGGTAGTTTAAGAGAAGAGCTTAGGCCTATGGATTTTGTTATACCTTCTCAACTAATTGATTTCACTAGATGGAGAGAGCTAACATTTTTTACAACGGGATTAGTGGGGCATGTTTCTATGGCCGATCCTTTTTGTAATGAATTTTCAAGTGAAATAGGAGATATAATCAGTAAGAATTTCCCTGAGATAAGGCTACATACTAATAAGACTTACATAAATATAGAAGGACCACAATTTTCAAGTAGAGCTGAGAGCAATTTGTTTAGGCAGTGGGGTGCAGATATAATAGGAATGACTGCTGCTGGAGAGGCTAAGCTTTCTAGAGAAGCTGAGATATGTTATTCTCTCATATCTATGGTTACAGACTATGATTGTTGGTACGAGGGGCATGAAGATGTTAATGCGGATATGGTTATGGAATATATGAAAAAGAATACCGATAATATACTCAAGATGTTACCTGTTATCATAAAGAATATCAATTTAACAAATAGATATTCAGCTGAAGAGTCCGCTAAATTTGCTATAGTTACATCCAAAGATAGGATACCACAAGATATTAAAAGAGCGTTAGCTATATTTTATGAAAAGTATTGGAGTTAGTGAGGGGAAATGATGCGTATCCTTATATTAGGAGCGCCAGGAGCAGGTAAAGGAACTCAAAGTGAATTAATAAGTCAAAAGTACGGTATACCCCATATATCAACAGGAGATATATTGAGAGCGGAAATTTCTTCTGGAAGTCTATTGGGATTAAGGGTTAAAAGTTTGGTTGAAAGTGGTAGCTTAGTCCCTGATGATATTGTAGCAGATGTGTTACTGAAAGAGATATCAAAAGAAAAATATAAAAAAGGTTACATACTTGATGGTTTTCCAAGGAACTTAAATCAAGTTAGAATAATGGAAGAAAAGGGAATAGTTGTTGATAAAGTTATATTTATTGATACGTCTGAAGATATGATACTTAAGAGAATAACTGGTAGAAGAGTTTGTTCTAATTGCGGAAGTGTGTATAATATCTACTTTAATCTGCCTAGGATTGAGAGTATTTGTGATAAATGTGGAAATAGTTTAACTCATAGAAAGGATGATACTGAAGAGGTTGTTAAGAAAAGGCTTGATACTTTTAAGCGAGAAACTTTACCAGTTGTTGATTATTATAGGAATAAAAAAATGCTTTTAGTTGTCAATGGAGACAAGAATTTTGAAGATATAAAAAATGAAATATTTTCTCTTCTTGAGGTGTAGGCAGGTATGGCTAAAGATGATGTTTTGAAATTTGAAGGTGTTGTTGTTAAGCAATTACCTAATTCGGTGTTTAAGGTAAAGCTTGATAATGGTAAAGAGGTTATGGCTCATCCATCGGGTAAGATACGGATAAATTCTATTAGAATAATTGAGGGTGATAGAGTTGTGGTTGAGTTTTCTCCTTATGATCTTACCAAAGGCAGGATAGTATATAGGTACAGATAGTATGATAGAGGAAGGCGAGATAATATATCTCTATCACTCTGAGAAGGCGAAATATCCAGTAGTTTATAAGAAAAATCAATTTTTTCAGTCTCATCTTGGTAAGATTGTTTTACCAGAAAATTTGAATTGGGGTGATGTTTTAGAGACTAATAAAGGATATAAGTTTTTTGTTCTTAAGCCTTCTATTGAAGATTTAGTTTTAAACGTCAAAAGAAAAACAAATATAATGTATCCTAAAGATATTGGTTACATAATCTTAAATTCAACAATAAGAGATGGTAGTACAGTGATAGAAGTTGGTACTGGTTCTGGTGCTATGACTTCTGTGTTGGCTATTCTAGTAGGTCCTTATGGTAGAGTCTATTCGTATGACAAAAATGAAGAGCATTTGGAAAATGCGAGGAAGAATATTCAAAAATATGGCCTTTTAGGCAGAGTTGTGTTAGAGGTTAGAGATGTTGCAGTTAATGGGTTTTCCATTGATAATGCCGATGGATGTATAATTGATTTACCTGAACCTTGGACTATCATACCTCATGCTAAAAAATCTCTGAAACCAGGCTCTTCAGTAGCTATAGTTGTCCCAACAGTAGAACAAGTACAATTGTCTTTTAAGTCGCTTAAAGATAATGGATTTACTAGAATAAAATCCGTCGAAATCCTAGAAAGAGAGATATATCTAAGAGAAGGTATAACAAGACCTAAAGAGAGAATGGTATCGCATACCGTTTATTTGGTTATAGCATATAATACTAATCTAAAAGTTTGATTTGGGTATAGGAATGAATAACTACGAGATCCCCTACATTGGGAATGAAGTTATATAAATTTTTTTTTGTAAACTATACTAGTATGATTTGAGACGCGGTAGTATTACTGGATAGTCATAAAAGTAACTTTTGAAGTCTTTTGATTTTATGTAAAATAGTTTTGCTCTTTCGGATATTACTTTTATTTCTTTTATTTCATTTTCTGTTCCAAGTAAAACATGATCAGGATCACCAAGAAAATGATACTTTTGGTTTTCTGAAGAGATAGTATAACTTCCATAATTATCAACGAC
The window above is part of the Brevinematales bacterium genome. Proteins encoded here:
- the infA gene encoding translation initiation factor IF-1 — protein: MAKDDVLKFEGVVVKQLPNSVFKVKLDNGKEVMAHPSGKIRINSIRIIEGDRVVVEFSPYDLTKGRIVYRYR
- the mtnP gene encoding S-methyl-5'-thioadenosine phosphorylase, translated to MDYKVEIGVIGGSGLYSFSSAKIVDEVDIDTPFGKPSDKITIVDVEGRKVAFLPRHGRGHIYPPTKIPMKANIWALKYLGVRRLIGVSAVGSLREELRPMDFVIPSQLIDFTRWRELTFFTTGLVGHVSMADPFCNEFSSEIGDIISKNFPEIRLHTNKTYINIEGPQFSSRAESNLFRQWGADIIGMTAAGEAKLSREAEICYSLISMVTDYDCWYEGHEDVNADMVMEYMKKNTDNILKMLPVIIKNINLTNRYSAEESAKFAIVTSKDRIPQDIKRALAIFYEKYWS
- a CDS encoding adenylate kinase codes for the protein MMRILILGAPGAGKGTQSELISQKYGIPHISTGDILRAEISSGSLLGLRVKSLVESGSLVPDDIVADVLLKEISKEKYKKGYILDGFPRNLNQVRIMEEKGIVVDKVIFIDTSEDMILKRITGRRVCSNCGSVYNIYFNLPRIESICDKCGNSLTHRKDDTEEVVKKRLDTFKRETLPVVDYYRNKKMLLVVNGDKNFEDIKNEIFSLLEV
- a CDS encoding tRNA (adenine-N1)-methyltransferase, whose protein sequence is MIEEGEIIYLYHSEKAKYPVVYKKNQFFQSHLGKIVLPENLNWGDVLETNKGYKFFVLKPSIEDLVLNVKRKTNIMYPKDIGYIILNSTIRDGSTVIEVGTGSGAMTSVLAILVGPYGRVYSYDKNEEHLENARKNIQKYGLLGRVVLEVRDVAVNGFSIDNADGCIIDLPEPWTIIPHAKKSLKPGSSVAIVVPTVEQVQLSFKSLKDNGFTRIKSVEILEREIYLREGITRPKERMVSHTVYLVIAYNTNLKV